The Misgurnus anguillicaudatus chromosome 21, ASM2758022v2, whole genome shotgun sequence genome includes a window with the following:
- the igf2a gene encoding LOW QUALITY PROTEIN: insulin-like growth factor 2a (The sequence of the model RefSeq protein was modified relative to this genomic sequence to represent the inferred CDS: inserted 2 bases in 1 codon) yields MDFYHLFCLTCRTTMSSPRILFMLLLLSMYTYQGEMTETLCGGELVDTLQFVCGDHGFYISRPSRSNSRRQQRGIVEECCFRSCELRLLEQYCAKPAKSERDVSSTSLQIFPVSQALHKDITRRPLGLKYSKYEVWQRKDAQRLRRGVPSILLAKKFRRELEKVQEREQIDLHRPLITLPDRRPXPYIQINTYRKRLLLKCNKHWIIPPGVGQ; encoded by the exons ATGGATTTTTACCATCTATTCTGTTTAACGTGCCGAACAACG ATGTCCTCACCGAGAATCCTCTtcatgctgttgttgttgtcaATGTACACATATCAAGGAGAAATGACAGAGACACTGTGCGGTGGTGAACTAGTGGACACTTTGCAGTTCGTGTGTGGAGACCACGGCTTTTATATCA GCAGGCCAAGCAGATCAAACAGCCGCCGTCAACAGAGAGGGATAGTGGAGGAATGCTGCTTTCGGAGCTGCGAGCTGCGTCTGCTGGAGCAGTACTGCGCGAAACCTGCGAAGTCCGAGCGGGATGTTTCCTCCACATCCCTGCAGATCTTCCCAGTGTCACAGGCTCTTCACAAG gatATCACAAGAAGGCCTCTTGGTTTGAAGTATTCCAAATATGAAGTGTGGCAAAGAAAGGATGCCCAGAGGTTAAGGAGAGGGGTCCCTTCCATCCTGCTCGCCAAAAAGTTCAGGAGAGAGCTGGAGAAAGTTCAAGAGAGGGAGCAGATCGATTTACACAGACCCCTCATTACCCTCCCTGACAGACGTCC TCCATACATCCAGATCAACACTTACCGAAAGCGGTTGCTTCTTAAGTGCAACAAACATTGGATTATACCCCCAGGTGTTGGTCAGTAG